From a region of the Deltaproteobacteria bacterium genome:
- the hprK gene encoding HPr(Ser) kinase/phosphatase — MSGFTVKELLEDKRYDLRLEILAGSKGLENEISSPKVQKPGLALSGFTDHLHGDRIQVLGNTEMSYLESLPRGGRQAPVECLFALKVCCFVITFGLEPLEELIMLAEKTGTPLLRTSLPTDKFTTNILNLLEERLTETTSIHGVLVDVLGIGMLIRGKSGVGKSECALDLIAKGHRLVADDMVVVTKRPPNIIIGSSPDLIRYHMEIRGLGIINIKDIFGNTAVRVEKQIDMVVQLVKWESNREYERLGFDQETYGILDVELPNVTLPVSSGRNMTTIIEVAARNHILRIMGRNPTLEFEKSLKEEILNK, encoded by the coding sequence ATGAGCGGTTTTACTGTAAAAGAGCTTCTTGAGGATAAGCGATATGACCTCAGGCTTGAGATTTTGGCAGGCTCGAAGGGTCTTGAAAATGAGATATCCTCCCCCAAGGTTCAAAAGCCGGGCCTGGCTCTTTCCGGTTTCACCGATCATCTTCATGGCGACAGAATTCAGGTGTTGGGTAATACAGAGATGTCTTACCTGGAGAGCCTTCCCAGGGGGGGGCGACAGGCCCCTGTGGAATGTCTCTTTGCCCTCAAGGTCTGCTGTTTTGTTATAACCTTTGGCCTCGAACCTCTGGAAGAACTTATTATGCTCGCTGAAAAGACAGGCACGCCGCTTCTTAGAACCTCTTTACCTACCGATAAATTTACGACCAATATACTAAACCTGCTGGAAGAGAGACTCACAGAAACGACCAGTATCCATGGCGTACTTGTCGATGTGCTGGGAATCGGTATGCTGATTCGCGGAAAAAGCGGTGTTGGCAAAAGTGAATGCGCTCTTGACCTTATTGCCAAAGGGCATCGGCTTGTTGCCGATGACATGGTCGTAGTAACTAAAAGACCGCCCAATATTATTATCGGCAGCAGCCCTGACCTGATTCGCTATCATATGGAAATAAGGGGCCTCGGTATAATTAACATCAAGGATATTTTTGGGAATACGGCCGTCAGGGTTGAAAAACAGATCGATATGGTTGTCCAGCTTGTGAAGTGGGAATCAAACCGCGAATATGAACGGCTGGGCTTTGATCAGGAGACATACGGTATTCTTGATGTAGAACTTCCCAATGTTACCCTTCCTGTTTCCTCGGGCAGAAACATGACAACCATTATTGAAGTGGCTGCCAGGAATCATATTTTAAGAATTATGGGGCGCAATCCGACTCTCGAATTCGAAAAGAGTCTTAAAGAAGAGATATTAAATAAATAG
- a CDS encoding PTS sugar transporter subunit IIA produces MKILDILKEELIIAELKASAKKEAIEEMSRIAVKHDERLQFDTLMDVLLEREKLGSTGIGDGVAIPHGKVGNIDEVIAVFARSSEGVDFDSMDGKKTHLFFLLIAPENSTGAHLKALARISRLMKEPNFRMGLMEAKSREELYRAFADEDSKY; encoded by the coding sequence ATGAAGATTCTTGATATCTTAAAGGAAGAACTGATCATTGCTGAGCTGAAGGCAAGCGCTAAAAAAGAAGCCATAGAAGAGATGTCAAGGATCGCCGTCAAACATGACGAGCGCTTGCAGTTCGATACCTTGATGGATGTACTTCTGGAGAGAGAGAAGCTCGGGAGTACAGGCATCGGTGACGGCGTAGCCATTCCCCATGGAAAAGTCGGCAATATCGATGAGGTTATTGCTGTTTTTGCAAGAAGTTCCGAAGGTGTCGACTTTGATTCCATGGATGGCAAGAAAACCCATCTTTTTTTTCTTCTTATAGCTCCTGAAAACTCAACAGGCGCACACCTTAAAGCACTGGCAAGAATTTCCAGGTTAATGAAAGAGCCCAATTTCAGAATGGGTTTGATGGAGGCAAAGTCAAGAGAGGAACTTTACAGGGCCTTTGCCGATGAGGATTCAAAATATTAA
- the raiA gene encoding ribosome-associated translation inhibitor RaiA, with product MQVSVTFKHLEPTDAIRSYAEDKVGKIKKYLDNPVDANVVLSVEKFRHIAEVNLIVNGIAVAATDATEDMYSSIDNVMDKIERQLRRHKERIKRHKPRNNQASAALEETVYSSESMEVEEAPAVIKMENYFAKPMSVDEAIMQLDLLHRDFFVYTNASTNNISVVYRRKDGNYGLIEPKNT from the coding sequence ATGCAGGTTTCCGTTACATTCAAACATTTGGAACCAACAGACGCCATCAGATCTTATGCGGAAGATAAGGTGGGCAAAATTAAAAAGTATCTCGATAACCCCGTCGATGCCAATGTTGTGCTCTCCGTTGAAAAATTCAGACATATTGCAGAGGTTAATCTTATCGTTAACGGCATTGCCGTGGCTGCCACCGATGCGACGGAAGACATGTATTCTTCTATTGACAATGTGATGGACAAGATTGAAAGACAACTCAGAAGGCATAAGGAGCGTATCAAGAGACACAAGCCCCGCAACAATCAAGCCAGCGCAGCTCTTGAGGAGACGGTTTATTCTTCGGAGAGCATGGAAGTGGAAGAAGCACCGGCCGTTATCAAAATGGAAAACTATTTTGCAAAGCCCATGTCTGTTGATGAGGCGATTATGCAGCTTGATCTCCTGCACAGGGACTTTTTTGTTTATACCAATGCTTCAACCAATAATATAAGTGTCGTTTATAGAAGGAAAGACGGAAACTACGGCCTTATAGAGCCCAAAAACACCTGA
- the gltX gene encoding glutamate--tRNA ligase, whose product MSEVKTRFAPSPTGYLHIGGVRTALFNWLFARHHGGKFVLRIEDTDLERSTRESVEAILDGMQWLGLDWDEGPYYQSERGEIYREYIDKLLEEGKAYRCYCSQETLKAKRDAAMKAGKKPKYDGTCRELKETPTGKNFTIRFRAPREGTTLVDDMIKGKVFFENSELDDLIIARSDGSPTYNFVVVIDDASMGISHIIRGDDHLNNTPRQILLYNALGHKPPRFGHVPLILGEDKKRLSKRHGATSVMAYKEMGYLPHALVNYLARLGWSHGDQEIFSIDELVSYFNTRQIGKSAGIFNAEKLLWLNAHYIRDRSIHDLADMTRPVLEASKINLAGGPELTRVMGLLQDRARTITELAHMARVYYADEVEMDEKAAAKFLTKESAAILNEVAREIEDMETFSLEEIESLFKTFIDKKGLKMKNVGPPVRVALTGVTSSPGIFEIIELLGQEKAAKRIKKAAASIA is encoded by the coding sequence ATGTCAGAAGTAAAAACAAGGTTCGCACCCAGCCCGACAGGCTATCTCCACATAGGAGGCGTCAGGACGGCGCTTTTCAACTGGCTCTTTGCCAGACACCATGGCGGAAAATTTGTCTTGAGGATAGAGGATACGGACCTTGAACGCTCTACCCGGGAATCGGTAGAGGCCATACTGGATGGAATGCAATGGCTGGGACTTGACTGGGATGAGGGACCTTATTACCAGTCTGAGCGCGGGGAGATATACAGGGAGTACATTGACAAGCTCCTTGAGGAAGGTAAAGCCTATCGCTGCTACTGCTCGCAGGAAACCTTAAAGGCAAAAAGAGACGCAGCCATGAAGGCGGGGAAAAAGCCCAAATACGACGGGACCTGCCGGGAACTTAAGGAAACTCCCACCGGAAAAAACTTCACCATCAGGTTCAGGGCACCCCGGGAAGGAACAACCCTCGTCGATGATATGATCAAGGGAAAGGTCTTCTTTGAGAACAGCGAGCTTGACGACCTGATTATTGCCAGAAGTGACGGCAGCCCAACCTATAACTTTGTCGTTGTCATTGACGACGCAAGCATGGGAATAAGCCATATCATCAGGGGAGATGACCATCTTAATAACACACCAAGGCAGATACTGCTTTATAATGCGCTCGGCCATAAGCCACCCCGCTTCGGACATGTTCCGCTAATCCTTGGCGAAGATAAAAAGCGGCTCAGCAAGCGTCACGGAGCGACCTCGGTCATGGCCTACAAAGAAATGGGTTACCTTCCCCATGCCCTGGTAAATTATCTGGCAAGGCTGGGATGGTCCCATGGTGACCAGGAAATATTCTCCATCGATGAACTTGTCAGCTATTTTAACACCCGCCAGATAGGTAAATCTGCCGGTATCTTCAATGCTGAAAAACTGCTCTGGCTCAATGCGCACTATATAAGAGATAGGTCAATCCATGATCTTGCGGACATGACAAGACCTGTCCTGGAGGCAAGTAAGATAAATCTTGCCGGAGGACCTGAATTGACCCGTGTTATGGGCCTTCTTCAGGACAGGGCCAGGACAATAACAGAACTGGCCCACATGGCCCGTGTCTATTACGCTGATGAGGTGGAAATGGACGAAAAGGCGGCGGCGAAATTTCTGACAAAAGAAAGCGCTGCCATATTAAATGAAGTTGCCCGGGAAATAGAGGATATGGAAACCTTCAGTCTGGAAGAAATAGAATCCTTATTTAAAACCTTTATTGATAAAAAAGGACTGAAGATGAAAAACGTGGGCCCTCCCGTGAGAGTGGCCTTAACAGGAGTCACGTCAAGTCCGGGTATTTTTGAAATTATTGAATTGCTCGGGCAGGAAAAAGCGGCTAAACGAATAAAAAAGGCGGCAGCTTCGATAGCTTAA
- a CDS encoding cytochrome c family protein produces MIISLRLLPALLVTILPVVTFAEEAVYIGVEECRICHLPHYNSWDGTKMSRAYELLKPGVRKEAKTKAGLDPEHDYSKEDSCLPCHVTGYKKPGGFSSIEETPGFTGVQCEMCHGPGSIYARMMLKKRGTYKRADYIEKGGLTMPSAENNVCVKKCHNPKSPFVHSLEFNFEDRKSIGTHRHDLRYIDLPFDL; encoded by the coding sequence TTGATTATTTCCCTTCGTCTATTACCGGCGCTTTTGGTGACAATCCTGCCTGTTGTGACCTTTGCTGAAGAGGCGGTCTACATTGGTGTTGAAGAGTGCCGAATTTGCCACCTGCCTCATTATAACTCATGGGATGGAACAAAAATGTCCAGGGCCTATGAGCTTTTAAAGCCCGGAGTCAGAAAAGAGGCCAAGACGAAGGCCGGTCTCGATCCTGAACATGACTACAGCAAAGAAGACTCTTGCCTCCCCTGTCATGTTACAGGCTACAAAAAGCCCGGTGGCTTTTCTTCCATAGAGGAAACACCTGGTTTTACCGGTGTCCAATGTGAAATGTGTCACGGCCCGGGCAGTATTTATGCCCGGATGATGCTTAAAAAGAGGGGAACCTATAAAAGGGCTGACTATATTGAAAAAGGCGGCCTTACCATGCCTTCAGCAGAAAATAATGTTTGCGTAAAAAAGTGCCACAACCCAAAGAGTCCCTTCGTCCATTCACTGGAGTTTAACTTCGAAGACAGAAAGTCCATCGGTACCCACAGGCATGACCTCAGGTATATCGATCTCCCCTTTGACCTTTAA
- a CDS encoding rhomboid family intramembrane serine protease, with protein MIPVKDDNPTRSFPFFTISIIALNILIFIYQISLGRDTDKFILQMALIPYEIIHFTKIHSLSAIPPPATFFTSIFTHANLLHLGGNMLYLWIFGNNIEDALGHVRFLVFYFTCGILATACHIAIDPNSTVPLVGASGAIAGVLGAYLLIYPRAGVHTLVFIVFFIRIIRLPAAFVLSLWFIIQLVNSGIPGGGVAWFAHIGGFVGGFILVKPFMRKKKRKRK; from the coding sequence ATGATTCCTGTTAAAGACGACAATCCGACCCGGTCATTCCCTTTTTTTACGATTAGCATTATTGCCCTGAATATACTTATATTTATTTACCAGATTTCACTGGGCAGGGATACAGATAAGTTCATCCTGCAAATGGCCCTTATCCCCTATGAAATTATTCATTTCACCAAAATACATTCCCTTTCAGCCATTCCACCGCCGGCAACCTTTTTCACATCCATATTTACTCATGCCAACCTTCTTCACCTTGGAGGCAACATGCTCTATCTCTGGATTTTCGGAAATAATATTGAAGATGCGCTGGGACACGTTAGATTTCTGGTATTCTATTTTACCTGTGGCATACTGGCAACTGCCTGCCATATTGCCATCGATCCAAACTCAACAGTTCCCCTCGTCGGGGCAAGCGGCGCCATTGCAGGCGTACTGGGCGCCTACCTCCTCATCTATCCGCGGGCCGGTGTGCATACGCTTGTCTTTATCGTATTTTTTATCAGAATTATCAGACTCCCGGCCGCCTTCGTCCTCTCCCTCTGGTTTATTATCCAGCTTGTTAACTCAGGAATCCCGGGCGGAGGCGTTGCATGGTTTGCCCATATAGGAGGATTTGTGGGGGGATTTATCCTCGTGAAACCATTTATGCGGAAAAAGAAAAGAAAAAGAAAGTAA
- a CDS encoding ATP-binding protein — MVEQGRVLIVDDEERLRNSLKKMLVMDGFTAETAENGEEGLNSLIKSPYDIAIIDLVMPKRDGMWLINEINDRGIDVGMIIASGYGTVDLVVRAMKLGAWDFIQKPVEYDLMKMIVQRSVERARLMREKREAQIQIKRQNEELKKANDKLRELDKLKTNFLSKAVHELRTPLTVITCGLELIKSELEVKGIDDSATNLDSTIDMTKSMTEIVNDMLDLNMIESGDIDLHMEEGSLSQVIHEAVGDTEPLLKKHDINLETDIKNGGTCINFSRGRIRQVMINLIGNAVKFTPEKGTITVSFKEEGDCMVASVKDTGCGIPSKHIESIFDEFYQVKGNQKRGAGLGLAICKKIIGAHKGKIWGESKVNKGTTISFSIPK; from the coding sequence ATGGTTGAGCAGGGCAGAGTTCTTATTGTTGATGATGAAGAGAGGTTAAGGAACAGTCTTAAAAAAATGCTCGTCATGGATGGCTTTACTGCCGAGACTGCGGAAAATGGTGAAGAAGGTTTGAATTCGCTCATCAAGTCTCCCTATGACATTGCCATTATCGATCTTGTTATGCCCAAGCGGGACGGAATGTGGCTTATCAACGAGATTAATGACCGGGGCATCGATGTGGGAATGATTATTGCCAGTGGCTACGGCACGGTAGATCTGGTAGTGAGGGCCATGAAACTGGGCGCCTGGGATTTTATCCAGAAGCCTGTCGAATATGATCTCATGAAGATGATCGTCCAGAGGTCAGTTGAAAGGGCCCGTCTCATGAGAGAAAAACGTGAGGCCCAAATTCAGATAAAACGTCAGAATGAAGAGTTGAAAAAGGCTAATGATAAGCTAAGGGAACTGGATAAGCTTAAAACCAACTTCCTTTCCAAGGCGGTTCATGAATTAAGAACGCCTTTAACCGTTATTACCTGTGGCCTGGAACTCATAAAGTCTGAACTCGAGGTAAAAGGGATAGATGATTCAGCCACCAACCTTGACAGCACCATTGATATGACAAAAAGTATGACTGAAATAGTAAACGATATGCTCGATTTAAATATGATTGAATCCGGCGATATTGACTTGCACATGGAAGAAGGGAGCTTGTCCCAGGTAATTCACGAGGCTGTCGGTGATACGGAACCCCTGCTGAAGAAACATGACATTAACCTGGAGACAGATATCAAAAATGGCGGGACCTGTATTAATTTTTCCAGAGGACGGATCAGGCAGGTCATGATCAACCTTATCGGCAATGCCGTAAAATTTACACCTGAAAAGGGGACGATAACCGTTTCCTTCAAAGAAGAAGGTGATTGCATGGTGGCCTCGGTGAAGGATACAGGCTGCGGAATCCCTTCAAAACATATTGAAAGTATTTTTGACGAGTTTTACCAGGTGAAGGGAAATCAAAAAAGAGGGGCCGGTCTCGGTCTTGCTATTTGCAAAAAGATAATAGGGGCCCATAAGGGAAAAATATGGGGAGAGAGTAAAGTGAACAAAGGGACGACCATCTCTTTTTCCATTCCCAAATAA